From the Pseudomonadota bacterium genome, the window TCAGAGAACCCGATCACGGCATTCATGGGGGTCCGGATCTCGTGGCTCATCTTGGCCAGGAAGCTGCTCTTCGCGCGGCTTGCGGCCTCGGCTTCCTCGCGCGCGCGCTCGACAGCGGCTTCGACTGCTCTTCTCTCGGTGATGTCCTCCGAGATTCCGAGCAGATAGCGTGGCGTTCCATCGGGGCCGTTGATGGGCACTTTCTTCGTGTGCAGCAGGCGAACCCCGGAGACCGTGTGGAGAGACTCTTCCGGGATGTCGAGCAACGCCCCGCTCGCCAGCACCGCGCGATCTTTCTGGGTGAAGAAATCTGCCTCCGCGGCAGGAAAGAAATCGTAGTCGTTGCGGCCCAGCAACTTCTCGCGGGAGAGACCGATGAGGTCTTCCGCGGCGCGGTTGAGCAAGACGAAATTCAGGTCTCGCGCGTCTTTGAGAAACACCATGTTGGGCAGGTTCTCGATGATGGCGCTGAGAAAGGCGAGTGTCTCGGCGTCGCTGCTTTGCGCGGCGCTGTTGTTGTCGGCTGATTCACCCTTCATGTGTCGTACCCCCTGCGATCAGCCCCTCGGCATTCCCACTCCGCACTGCCTTTCCTGCGAAAGGACAGACAAAGGTATCTTCACACCCGTAGATTCTCCACCGCACCCACCCGCCAATCAAAGCGCCACATCGCCCTCGAGCACGCGATGATCATCGACGCACGACGGCGTGTCAGCCGTTACTCGCACCCGCCCACGCACCTTGACCCCTTGGCCGAATGTGACATCGCCCGCCACCTCGAACCGCTCGCACAGTCGCAGCGATGGTGCCCCATACGGGAAGCGCGCCCGCATGTCATCGATGCGCTGATAGCACGGGTCGGCGAGCACGACCACGGGCCACGACGCGCCCTGGGTCACGATGTGGAAACCCGCGTCGAGGGCGCAGGCGTCCGACCAGAGCGCGAGCAGATCGCTGCAGAGCTTGACGGGCGCAAAGCGCGCGCGCGGCACACACAGCGCCTGGCTGCCCTCGAACAGCTCGATGGCGGCCCCCATCGCGGTCTCGAGCTGCACCACCCGAGGCGAGTCAGCGTCTCGCGGATCGATGGTCTTGCGATTGCGAATCAGCGGCAGGCGGAAGATGCCGCCGCTGTCATCGAGGAGGGCGCGCAAGGCACGCAAGTCGATCCAGAGGCTGTTGGTATTGAAATACCCATGGCGTGACATGTCTTGAAAGGCCTCGAGGTCTTCCTTCGGGGTCTGCGCCACCTCGCGTAGCAGCAGACGGCCGTCCGGACGACGCGCGAGATGGCCGCCCTTGCGATCAGCGGCGGTTCGACGCGCCACCTCCATGAGAAAGGGAACTCCGCTGGCCACGTGCCCCAGGATGCGTGTGTCGACCGTGGCGCCGAGGTTGTCGGCATTCGAAACGAATGCGTGGGTGAAGCCGCGGTCGAGGAGGCGGTCGAGCAGACCGCTGGCGTGCAGCGCCGTGTAGATATCGCCGTGCCCCGGCGGACACCACCCATGCTCGCCCCAGCCCTGCGGCGGCAGGGAGTGGTCTTGCTCGATGATCTTGGGCACCTTGTTCTGCAGGAAGGTGAGCGGCAGATCATCGACGGCCAGCTCGGGATAGGCATTCAGGGCTTGTCGCGTGTCGTCTTCGGTGGCGAAGCTGTTCATGAAGACGAGAGGAACCGCCGCCCCCGTCTGCTCACGCAGCGCAAGCGCCTGACGAACGATGATGTCGAGGAAGGTGAGCCCGTCTTTCACGGGAAGCAGCGACTTGGCCCGCGCGAGCCCCATGCTGGTTCCCAGGCCACCGTTCAGCTTGATCACCACGAGGCGTTCCAGCGCCTCGCCGCCGGCCCGCTCGAGGAGGTCCGGGAGACCCGTGAGCTCCGGCAGGTCAGTCACCGCCTCGATGTCTCTCTCGCCGATGAGCCCGCTATGCCCAGCGCGCAGCAGATCGTAGTGATGGCGGAAGGTCTCGATCACCATGGGTGGAGCGCCTTGCGCGCGGAGAGCCTCCTCGAACGCGCTGAACGCATGGACTGGGCTGGGCATGATCACTCTCCTCAGGACTCATGTTCTCCCCCACGTGTGGCGATAAACCCTGCTCGTGGAGGAGAGGACCCTCCGCGAGCGCGAACGCAAGGCCGCCATGCTCGGTGTCTGCTGGTCTCCCTCTCCCGACGATGCGGCGTCTCGCACGCGCGACCTGCAGCGCATGTGCGCGGCTGGCCTCGAGTACGTGCGCGTGGGCCGCGCCTCGTGGGGGCGCATCGAACCGAAGCGCGGCGCGCACGCACTCGACGCGCTCGACGTCGCCGTCGACGATGCGGTCCGACACGGCCTGCGCGTGGTCGTGGCGCTGCCCACCGGACTGCCGCCTCGCTGGCTCACCAGCGCCCATCCAGA encodes:
- a CDS encoding UTP--glucose-1-phosphate uridylyltransferase produces the protein MPSPVHAFSAFEEALRAQGAPPMVIETFRHHYDLLRAGHSGLIGERDIEAVTDLPELTGLPDLLERAGGEALERLVVIKLNGGLGTSMGLARAKSLLPVKDGLTFLDIIVRQALALREQTGAAVPLVFMNSFATEDDTRQALNAYPELAVDDLPLTFLQNKVPKIIEQDHSLPPQGWGEHGWCPPGHGDIYTALHASGLLDRLLDRGFTHAFVSNADNLGATVDTRILGHVASGVPFLMEVARRTAADRKGGHLARRPDGRLLLREVAQTPKEDLEAFQDMSRHGYFNTNSLWIDLRALRALLDDSGGIFRLPLIRNRKTIDPRDADSPRVVQLETAMGAAIELFEGSQALCVPRARFAPVKLCSDLLALWSDACALDAGFHIVTQGASWPVVVLADPCYQRIDDMRARFPYGAPSLRLCERFEVAGDVTFGQGVKVRGRVRVTADTPSCVDDHRVLEGDVAL